Proteins encoded within one genomic window of Eurosta solidaginis isolate ZX-2024a chromosome 1, ASM4086904v1, whole genome shotgun sequence:
- the LOC137243452 gene encoding uncharacterized protein, which produces MRIILHMLVLSILVLLAPSALAAAVDEVESAGKQADQLLALDTSNAHSNEAPRVARQFGYGGFGGPGGGFGGPGYGGFGRRGYGGFGRPGFGGGGFGRPGFGGFGGPGFGGFGGPGFGGGGFGRPGFGGFYG; this is translated from the coding sequence ATGCGTATTATATTACATATGTTGGTATTGAGTATTCTGGTCTTACTGGCACCCAGCGCCCTAGCTGCAGCAGTAGATGAAGTGGAGTCAGCTGGCAAGCAAGCAGATCAGCTACTTGCTTTGGATACGAGCAATGCACACAGCAATGAAGCACCACGTGTAGCAAGACAATTTGGTTACGGCGGATTTGGTGGTCCAGGTGGCGGATTTGGTGGCCCAGGCTATGGTGGTTTCGGACGACGAGGCTATGGTGGTTTCGGACGACCAGGCTTTGGCGGTGGTGGTTTTGGGCGACCGGGTTTTGGAGGATTTGGCGGTCCCGGATTTGGAGGTTTTGGTGGACCTGGATTTGGCGGCGGTGGGTTTGGTCGTCCTGGGTTTGGAGGTTTTTACGGTTAA